The Winogradskyella schleiferi genome has a window encoding:
- a CDS encoding T9SS type A sorting domain-containing protein — protein MKRDYLKNSKDSFFIILTLTISLLLSGQIYGQQDVFSRDNVTTGNFGDGQLPWYYATSNNNQGDPDNGNTTRNFVKIGHNNNTTMTTNGRFYIMATLDFQASATAPRTINNSGGGLSVSGGIYNASSAIHTFNTPIGVDGTSVQVHTNSSGGFIFTQDIFINNNNLEFGNLGTGDITVSGTMQGSGNVQKVGTNTLIISGTHSYSGTTSIDEGIVILQGDLANSDVTVKSGASLEIDGNSTLKSITVEAGGNLKVNSGVTLTATNGVTLNSTSALYSSLINDGTIVGTLNYERFVNQIGSGVSSGNDLISIPLTQFLLDFQSFLSFGNPENRTVLAANGANTVHAFAPYDNTNQQFVNLPTYLPTAPPDPSAELLVSGKGYRAASISGATITFTGEALSTDVSIDITTPNVLASQWNLIGNPYPSYLDAAKFLAANSGPMEDSAEAIYAYNSATYTGSAATTGNYTIINTATIAAFLGENFNIAPGQGFFVPANVTPANFSGTINFTTGPTAADDMRTTSGSDDYIAGRNNDLTYVLKLALNTNATASFFFNDNASRGLDTGYDAKAFGSDIPIFSHLLEDNTGQPMALQALAISDLSDVSIPLGVNANQGEQLIFEIGETTLPNSVAVYLDDTVANTSTLLNTGEYIITPNTNLNGTGRFYLRFTESTLSTLNPSLDNLNIYSNKNDKTIVIAGQLTEATTVKLHDIQGRLVNTTSLENTTRLHTIDVSNLIAGMYVVQLVNGLQNKTQKVIIY, from the coding sequence ATGAAAAGAGATTACTTGAAGAACTCTAAAGATTCCTTTTTTATAATACTAACGTTAACAATAAGTCTTTTATTGAGTGGGCAGATTTATGGGCAACAAGATGTGTTTAGCCGAGATAATGTTACAACAGGTAATTTTGGTGATGGTCAGCTTCCATGGTACTACGCGACTTCAAACAATAATCAAGGTGATCCTGATAACGGGAACACAACAAGAAACTTTGTTAAAATAGGACATAATAATAACACTACAATGACTACTAATGGTCGTTTTTACATAATGGCAACATTAGATTTTCAAGCTAGTGCAACCGCTCCAAGAACTATCAACAACTCCGGTGGAGGTTTATCCGTTTCAGGCGGTATATATAATGCTTCATCAGCTATTCATACATTTAATACACCAATAGGTGTAGATGGTACATCCGTACAAGTTCACACTAATTCTTCAGGAGGTTTCATTTTTACGCAAGATATTTTTATTAACAACAATAATCTAGAGTTTGGAAACTTAGGCACTGGTGATATTACTGTTAGCGGAACAATGCAAGGCTCTGGAAATGTCCAAAAAGTTGGAACCAACACGCTTATTATTTCAGGTACACATTCTTATTCTGGAACAACTTCTATTGATGAAGGCATCGTAATACTTCAAGGAGACCTAGCCAATAGTGATGTTACCGTAAAGTCCGGAGCTTCGTTAGAAATTGATGGAAACAGTACCTTAAAATCTATTACCGTAGAAGCTGGTGGTAACTTAAAAGTGAATTCTGGTGTTACATTAACAGCAACCAATGGCGTAACATTGAACTCCACTTCTGCGTTATATTCAAGTTTAATTAATGATGGAACAATTGTGGGCACTTTAAACTATGAACGTTTTGTAAATCAAATTGGTTCAGGAGTGTCTTCTGGAAACGATCTGATATCTATTCCATTAACTCAATTTTTGCTAGATTTTCAGTCATTCTTATCTTTTGGAAATCCTGAAAATAGAACTGTACTAGCGGCAAATGGAGCTAATACGGTACATGCCTTTGCTCCATATGATAATACCAACCAGCAATTTGTTAATCTTCCAACTTACCTACCAACGGCTCCACCAGATCCATCGGCAGAATTATTAGTATCAGGTAAAGGATATAGAGCTGCATCAATATCTGGTGCGACTATCACCTTTACAGGAGAGGCGTTGTCTACAGACGTGTCTATAGACATTACAACGCCTAATGTATTAGCAAGCCAATGGAACCTTATTGGAAATCCGTATCCGAGTTATTTAGATGCAGCGAAATTTCTTGCGGCGAATAGCGGTCCTATGGAAGATAGTGCTGAGGCCATTTACGCTTATAATAGCGCCACTTATACTGGTAGTGCTGCAACAACAGGTAATTATACCATAATCAATACTGCAACAATCGCTGCATTTCTTGGAGAGAACTTTAACATTGCACCTGGTCAGGGCTTTTTTGTACCAGCAAATGTAACTCCCGCTAACTTTTCTGGAACGATTAACTTTACTACAGGTCCAACAGCTGCAGATGATATGAGAACAACTAGCGGTTCTGATGATTATATTGCAGGTCGTAACAATGACTTAACTTATGTCCTTAAATTAGCATTAAATACAAATGCTACGGCGAGTTTCTTCTTTAATGACAATGCTTCTAGAGGATTAGACACTGGATATGACGCTAAAGCATTTGGAAGTGATATACCTATTTTCTCTCATTTGTTAGAAGATAACACAGGTCAACCAATGGCACTACAAGCCTTAGCCATTAGTGATCTTTCTGATGTTAGTATCCCTTTGGGAGTAAACGCAAATCAAGGTGAACAACTCATCTTTGAAATTGGCGAAACCACCTTGCCTAATTCAGTTGCAGTTTATTTAGACGATACTGTTGCTAATACATCCACATTATTGAATACTGGCGAATATATAATTACACCAAATACAAACCTAAATGGCACTGGTCGCTTCTATCTGCGTTTTACTGAAAGTACGCTTTCAACTCTAAATCCTAGTTTAGATAATCTAAACATTTATAGCAATAAAAACGATAAGACAATAGTAATAGCTGGCCAGTTAACAGAAGCTACAACAGTAAAGTTACATGATATTCAAGGAAGACTAGTGAATACTACTTCTTTAGAAAACACAACTAGATTGCACACAATTGATGTAAGTAATTTAATTGCTGGAATGTATGTGGTACAATTAGTAAACGGATTACAAAATAAAACGCAGAAAGTAATTATTTATTAA